The nucleotide sequence CCTCGCCGGGCGACGGACTGCGGGTTCCAAGATCGGGGGGTGGTCGATACCGGCGACGAGGAGAGGCGTCTTGCCTCTGGGCGCGAACCACCCGGTAACCCGCTGCCGCCCCGTCACAAAGATGCCGTAGCAGCCGCTGGCTCAGGGGCCTCCGCGCTCGCCTCTAGGCTGATAGCACGTTAGCGCCGCGCGGCACGGGTTTTGCCACCGAGGGCAGATGATCGGGTAGGCAGGCTGCTTCGGACCCACGTCGGGGCGAGTAGCTCGGACCACTCGGGGGGAGGAGCTCGCAGTCTTCGCTCGAAGCGATCGATGGTTCTGAGACTCGCCCTTGCCGCCGCCTTGCCCGTTCACGCCGGCATCGCCGCCGGCGCAGGATCGCCGGCCCCGTCCACGGATGTGAGCACCACGACTCCCAGATAAGGTGACTACAAGACACGAGGGGGATGATGAAGAAGGTACTCGTCGCGTTGGCTCTGCTCCTCAGCACCACCGTTGCGCCCGCGTCGTTACGTCGGACAGTCCACCATGAGAACCACGTCCGTCGTGTCATGTGCTACACCTCGTGCCCCTTCTATAGAGACCGTTGCCGCAACGTCTTCGTAAAGGGGTGCTTGTTCAAGCGGTGCCTGAAGGAAATGGTGTATAGCTGCCTCGGCAATCCGGCTGACGCACAATGTGCCAGACCTTGTAGCCGACTGAATCCCTGCCCAGGTGGTCAGCAGTGCTCTCAAGGGCAGTGCATCATACAGCCGCCACCGGGAGTGAAGTGCCCGTTGCCTCCACTAAAGCGGCCGAAGCCACCAACAACGGAAGCTTGTGGAACCATCTTCTGTCCACGCGGGAGCCCCTACTGCGACCATGGGACATCGACGTGCGTGCCGAATCCTCCTACAACCACGACGACACTCCCACCTGCTGGATGCCCGACTGACTTCCCCCTCGAATGTCGACAAGGGGGATTCTGTTGTCCTTCGGATGCCACATGCAATACTGCCGGGTGCTGCTCTGCGCAGCTTCCGGTGGCTTGTGACGGATACTGCTGCACACCGGGAAGTGTCTGCGGTCAGGGGGGGTGCACTGATCCCTGTCCCGCCGACAGACCCGTAGCCTGTGGCGCCCCACTCGTCTGTTGCACCGCCGGCAGCGTATGTGGTCGGGACTGCAACGCGGGTACTACGACTACGACGATACCTGGAGGTGGAAACTGCAACTGCTTCTGTCCAGATGGCACCGATTGCACGGGTGGGAGAAGCTGTGGAGTTGATGAAAACGGTATCCCCAACGCTTGCGGGTGCCCGGTCAACTGTCCCTGATGCAAGGACACGGTACAGTCGTTCCCGGGAGAGGTGACGCGGATAATCGCGAAGTTCGACCTGCCGTCGGGCACTCCCGTGCATCCCGGCGACAGATTCAGGTACGTCTTCCACTGCCACATCGTGGAGCATGAAGAGAACCAGATGATGCGACCCTACGACGTGGTCGGCTAGGAGTCTCCTGCTCCTCGCGCGCGTCGTGCAGATCTGGCATGGTGAGACGTCGTGACGGGTCGCGCGCAGCAAACGACCATGATGACGGCCGGGGCCTCGCGGTCGAGCGCGCTCGAGCACCCCATCATCTTCTTCGACGGGGTATGCGCCATGTGCAACCGGTTCGTCGATCTCATCCTGCGGGCAGACCGGCGGGAGGTCTTCCGCTTCGCCCCCTTGCAGGGAGAGACCGCTCGCGAGCTGCTGCCGCCCCTCGCCGGCGACCCGCGGCAATGGTCGATGATCTACCTGGACGAGCGGGGCGTCCACGAGGAGTCGGACGCCTCGCTCGAGGTCTATCGGCGCCTCGGTGGGGTGTGGTGGCTGCTCAGCCTGCTGCGCCTCGTGCCGCGCTTCATTCGGACCCCGGCATACCGACTCGTCGCCCGCAACCGGTACCGCTGGTTCGGGCGCCGGGACAGCTGTCGCGTGCCGTCCGCGGAGGAGAAGGCCCGGTTCCTGCCCTGAGCACCGATCGGTCCGCCGGGCGACCCGTGTGAGCTTCTCGTGCCCGGTCGCCCGTCCTCTTCTGGCGCGGGGCTGATCTCTGTGTCGGGACGCACGCGTCAGGAGATCATCGAGGAGGACGTTCGCGACCTCGCCCGGCTCGGTTACGCGCAGCAGCTCTTCCGCGAGATGGGCGGGTTCTCCAACTTCGCGATCTCGTTCTCGATCATCTCGGTCCTCACCGGCGCCGTCCTGCTCTTCGGGTACGGGCTCAAGTTCGCCGGGCCGATCATCAACTCGGTCGGATGGCCGGTCGTCAGCCTCTTCACCCTCTGCGTCGCCGCCTCGATGGCCGAGCTGGCCTCGGCCTATCCCACGGCCGGCGGCCTCTACTTCTGGGCCTTCCGTCTCGGCGGCCGCACGTGGGCGTGGGTCACCGCCTGGCTCAACATGATCGGGCAGGTCACGATCACCGCCGGCATCAACGTCGCCGCCGCCACCTACATCATCGGCGCGGCGACCCGCATCGCCGGCGTGCCCGCCGGCGTCGCCGTCCCGGTGTTCGGCAGCGCGACCAGCTGGTACTTCCAGCTCGTGGTGATGGTCCTCATCATGATTCCCCAGGTCATCATCAACATCGTGGGCATCCGGCTGACGGCGCGACTCAACGCCCTGAGCGTGTGGTGGCACGTCGGCGGCGTCGTGCTGATCACCGCGCTCCTGACCTTCTTCGGGACCCATCACAACAGCGCCGGGTTCCTCCTCCACAGGGCGACCGTCGTGAGCCCGCTGGAGGCGGTCTCCGCCGATCTCGGCGGCGGACGGACCGGGCCCGGGCTAGTCATCGCGGACCTGAAGCTGCCGTCGCCGCTCTTCGCCTTGCTCCCCGCGCTCGCGTCGGCGTACGCCGCCGCGCCCTTCGCGCTCGTGTTCGTCCTTGGCCTGCTCCAGGCGCAGTGGACCTACACCGGGTACGACGCCTCCGCCCACGTGGCGGAGGAGACCGTCATGGCCCGCCTGAATTCCGCCTGGGGCGTGTTCCTCTCCGTCGCCGTGTCGGCGGTAGTCGGCTACGTGCTCCTGATGATCCTCACGTGGAGCATCCCCGGCGGCGACATCGCGGCGACGGCGAACGACGCGTATCCCGTGCTGCAGATCGTCTACGGCAACCTGTCGCGCGTCTTCGCGAACGTGATCGCGATCGTCATCGGCGGGGCCATGTGGCTCTGCGGTCTGGCGTCGATCACCTCGATGGGGCGGATGTGGTGGGCGTTCGCCCGCGACGACGGGATGCCGGGCGCGGGCCTCCTGAAGCGAGTGAGTCCGCGCCACGGGACGCCGGCGGCGGCGATCGTGGCCACCAGCCTCCTCGCCGTCCTCATGACAGCCTATGCCGCGGCGTACTCCGTGGTCACGTCGATCAGCACGATCACGCTGTACCTCGCGTACGTGATCCCCATCTACCTGAACTGGCGGAACCGCCACCGGCGCCGGGGGGAGTACACCGAGCCCGCGAACGCTCCCTGGAGTCTCGGGCGCTGGGGCGTCGCGCTCAACGTGGTCGCGATCCTCTGGGTCGTCTTCATCGTCGTCGTCTTCGCGCTACCCCCGAACGAGCTGGTGCTGTGGACGATGCTGTCCCTCGCGATCGCCCTCGCGGCGTACTGGCGAGTCTCGGCGCGGCGCCGCTTCGCCGGTCCGAAGAGCCACCCGAGCGGATCGTCTCGGGCGGCCTCTGATCGCCAGCCCAGCCGCAGCAGCAGCGGCGGTAGCGGTGGATAGCGGAAAATGGGCGTTCCCGAAGAAATCCCGCACGTGATCCAGGGCCATGATGACCATGACGAGGCCGCGGAGCAGGTCGACGGACCCGAGTCGGGGTCGGGTGCCGGTGCGTGAGCCGGCTTCGATGAGGACCGGCCTCGTTGCCGCCATCGCCATCGCGCCGCCGAGATAGCCCCGGCGTCATGCTGTGTCGATCGTCGAGGGGGTAGACTCCGCGGCGCCGCCGGGCGTCCTACTCCTGCTCCAGGTCCGGGTAGTAGGGCACCTGGATACGCTCCTTCTCGGCGGAGGCCGGCGCCGGCGCCGGCCGAGGCGAGCCCACCATCGCAATCGTGATCGGGGAGATGACGCTCGGGTCGGTGAGGACGTTCACGCAGGCGGGGCGGCCGGCGGCGAGCGCCCGCGCCAGCGCCGGCGCGAGCGCGCCGGGCTCTTCCACGTGCTCCGCGTGGCAGCCGAAGCCAGCCGCCGCGAGGTCGTAGCGGGTGGGGGCGAGCTCGGTCACGACGCGCCGCCCCTCGCCATAGATGAGATCCTGGCCGTGGGCCGACATGCCCCACTGCCGGTCGTTGTTCACGACGGTCACGATCGGGAGCCGGTGGCGCACCATGGTGTCGAACTCGGCGAAGTTGAGCCCCACGCTGCCGTCGCCGACCAGGCAGACGACGGGCCGCGCCGGGTACGCGACCTTGGCCGCGATGGCGAAGGGCATGCCCGTCCCGAGGCAGCCGAGGTAGCCGTGCGAGAGCCAGCGGCCGCCGCCCCGCACGTCGGCGGCGAGCTCCAGCCAGCTCGCGGTCTCGCCGCCGTCGGCGACCAGGATCGCCTCGGGCCCGGCGGCACGCGCCACCTCGTGGGCGAGCCGGAAGGGGTGGATGGGAGCCGCGTCGCTCTCGAGCGCAGGCGCGAAGAGACGGCGCGGGACTTCCCGGGCCTCGCGCGCGGCGCGCTG is from Deltaproteobacteria bacterium and encodes:
- a CDS encoding DUF393 domain-containing protein is translated as MTAGASRSSALEHPIIFFDGVCAMCNRFVDLILRADRREVFRFAPLQGETARELLPPLAGDPRQWSMIYLDERGVHEESDASLEVYRRLGGVWWLLSLLRLVPRFIRTPAYRLVARNRYRWFGRRDSCRVPSAEEKARFLP
- a CDS encoding amino acid permease, whose product is MSGRTRQEIIEEDVRDLARLGYAQQLFREMGGFSNFAISFSIISVLTGAVLLFGYGLKFAGPIINSVGWPVVSLFTLCVAASMAELASAYPTAGGLYFWAFRLGGRTWAWVTAWLNMIGQVTITAGINVAAATYIIGAATRIAGVPAGVAVPVFGSATSWYFQLVVMVLIMIPQVIINIVGIRLTARLNALSVWWHVGGVVLITALLTFFGTHHNSAGFLLHRATVVSPLEAVSADLGGGRTGPGLVIADLKLPSPLFALLPALASAYAAAPFALVFVLGLLQAQWTYTGYDASAHVAEETVMARLNSAWGVFLSVAVSAVVGYVLLMILTWSIPGGDIAATANDAYPVLQIVYGNLSRVFANVIAIVIGGAMWLCGLASITSMGRMWWAFARDDGMPGAGLLKRVSPRHGTPAAAIVATSLLAVLMTAYAAAYSVVTSISTITLYLAYVIPIYLNWRNRHRRRGEYTEPANAPWSLGRWGVALNVVAILWVVFIVVVFALPPNELVLWTMLSLAIALAAYWRVSARRRFAGPKSHPSGSSRAASDRQPSRSSSGGSGG